A portion of the Macrobrachium nipponense isolate FS-2020 chromosome 12, ASM1510439v2, whole genome shotgun sequence genome contains these proteins:
- the LOC135224754 gene encoding uncharacterized protein LOC135224754, with amino-acid sequence MALFNALEFLAAPSIQELSETTLNKVQCSTLAVACGVLVSGSMQSILPETSLSCTSSTHPVPSQLTTSDLVYCSAICSKQPSSSSCAAFCIVDNHCLLLNLLVSAGEIPITGDIATTTCYVAFSTAGPTTTDLLRGKSVTPQDSWDGEYAAVETVVTGSRCERVAEDCFCSSTSTWPSVVVKMGSSQPVASVVVTVSSFFPDYFKDVEVRVGNSGTRSDALLTKYTGTATEGQRLILRGTSTLMGTHVSLFRDVFIASSFCLCLVEAYST; translated from the exons ATGGCTCTGTTCAATGCTctggaatttttagcagccccttccatccaagagttatctgaaaccactctgaatAAGGTGCAGTGCAGTActctagcagtagcatgtggtgtTCTTGTGTCTGGTAGTATG CAGAGCATCCTGCCGGAGACGTCTCTCTCTTGCACCTCGTCCACGCATCCAGTGCCTTCCCAACTGACCACTTCAGACTTAGTTTACTGCTCCGCCATCTGCTCCAagcagccctcctcctcctcctgcgccGCCTTCTGCATTGTTG ACAATCACTGCCTTCTGCTCAACTTGTTGGTGTCAGCAGGCGAGATACCCATAACAGGGGATATCGCGACTACTACTTGTTATGTGGCCTTCAGCACTGCAGGGCCTACCACGACGGACCTCCTGAGGGGCAAGTCCGTGACACCACAAGACTCTTGGGATGGAGAATACGCTGCTGTAGAAACGGTG GTGACCGGCTCCAGGTGTGAACGTGTAGCTGAAGACTGTTTCTGCTCATCCACCAGTACTTGGCCCTCAGTGGTTGTCAAAATGGGCTCATCCCAGCCCGTAGCCAGCGTGGTGGTCACCGTTTCGTCCTTCTTTCCCGATTATTTCAAGGATGTTGAAGTTCGA GTTGGCAATTCTGGAACTCGGAGTGACGCCCTTCTGACAAAGTACACAGGAACGGCCACAGAAGGGCAAAGACTCATCCTGAGAGGAACCAGCACCCTCATGGGGACACACGTGTCCCTCTTCAGGGACGTCTTCATAGCCAGTAGCTTTTGCTTGTGCCTGGTGGAGGCGTACAGTACCTGA